Proteins from one Xiphophorus hellerii strain 12219 chromosome 8, Xiphophorus_hellerii-4.1, whole genome shotgun sequence genomic window:
- the LOC116724027 gene encoding 3-hydroxy-3-methylglutaryl-coenzyme A reductase-like — MLARLFRLHGLLVASHPWEVIVGTLAVTVCLMNMNSSPTSSQMCSWNNCPKVEEEAPGSDIIVLTITRCMAIIYIYFQFKNLLQLGSKYILGIAGLFTVFSSFVFSTVVIHFFGKELTGLNEALPFFLLLIDLSKACTLAKFALSSNSQEEVRENISKGMAILGPTFTLDALVECLVIGIGTMSGVPQLEIMCCFGCMSVLANYFVFMTFFPACVSLVLELSRESREGHPIWQMSHLANVLAEEEDNKPNPVTQRVKIIMSLGLALVHAHTRLTAEHSGRNRTAEGPVAERLESAGTAWPLKLTSMELEHVITLGLALLLAIKYVVFEQADTESSLSLRSPISGASLIQKPRAADGCCRRDQSAARKSSAGVLATGVASSAVSDVKPLPEGDTTCKVRRSVSVEAGGCGAEPRSLEECMAVLSDPQSGPKMLTDSEVIDLVTARKILNYKLEALLETPERGVAIRREMLARKLPVSSALSGLPYKGYDYSKVMGACCENVIGYMPVPVGVAGPLLLDGQQFHVPMATTEGCLVASTNRGCRAVSLSGGCSSRILADSMTRGPVVRLPSACRAAEVKMWLETSDGFGLVKEAFDETSRFARLEKLLACVAGRNLYIRFQSQTGDAMGMNMLSKGTEQALSRLKQHFPDVEVLSLSGNYCTDKKSAAINWILGRGKSAVCEATIPAKVVREVLKSSTAALVDLNISKNLVGSAMAGSIGGFNAHAANIVTAVFIACGQDPAQTVGSSSCITQMEAAGPDGDDLYISCTMPSMELGTVGGGTNLPPQQACLQMLGVAGPNQPGENARQLARVVCATVLAGELSLMAALAAGHLVKSHMTHNRSKTDLPEMAFPTAETNVPKR; from the exons ATGCTGGCCCGTCTTTTCCGCCTCCACGGCCTGCTGGTGGCCTCCCACCCCTGGGAGGTGATAGTGGGGACCCTGGCCGTCACCGTCTGCCTCATGAACATGAACAGCTCACCGACCAGCAGTCAGATGTGCAGCTGGAACAACTGTCCCAAGGTTGAAGAG GAGGCCCCCGGTAGTGATATAATCGTTTTGACCATCACTCGCTGCATGGCTATTATTTATATCTACTTCCAGTTTAAGAACCTCCTTCAGCTGGGATCCAAATATATTCTGG GTATTGCTGGATTGTTTACAGTGTTTTCCAGCTTTGTTTTCAGCACAGTGGTCATCCACTTCTTCGGGAAAGAACTAACCGGTCTTAA TGAAGCTCTGCCGTTCTTTCTCCTGCTCATTGACCTGTCCAAAGCCTGCACTTTGGCTAAATTTGCCCTCAGCTCCAACTCCCAG GAGGAGGTGAGGGAGAACATATCCAAGGGCATGGCTATCCTCGGCCCCACATTCACCCTCGACGCTCTCGTTGAGTGTCTGGTTATAGGAATTGGCACCATGTCGG GCGTTCCTCAGTTGGAGATCATGTGTTGTTTTGGCTGCATGTCTGTTCTGGCCAATTACTTTGTTTTCATGACGTTCTTCCCAGCGTGCGTCTCTCTGGTCCTCGAG CTGTCCAGGGAAAGTCGGGAAGGCCATCCCATCTGGCAGATGAGCCACTTGGCTAACGTTCTGGCTGAGGAAGAAGATAACAAGCCCAACCCTGTGACCCAAAGAGTTAAAATCATCATg TCTCTCGGTTTGGCCTTGGTCCACGCCCACACTCGGTTAACAGCTGAGCATTCGGGTCGCAATCGCACAGCAGAGGGACCCGTAGCCGAGAGACTGGAATCAGCTGGGACCGCGTGGCCCCTGAAACTCACCAG CATGGAGCTGGAACATGTGATAACTCTCGGCCTGGCGCTGCTCCTCGCCATCAAGTACGTCGTCTTCGAGCAGGCGGACACCGAGTCCTCCCTGTCTCTCAGGAGTCCCATTAGCGGCGCCTCTCTGATTCAGAAGCCCCGGGCAGCCGACGGCTGCTGCAGGAGGGACCAATCGGCTGCCAGGAAAAGCTCAGCGGGTGTCTTAGCAACCGGGGTTGCTTCCTCGGCGGTCTCAGACGTTAAACCGTTGCCTGAGGGTGATACTACCTGTAAAG TGAGACGAAGCGTTTCAGTGGAGGCCGGCGGCTGTGGAGCAGAACCTCGCTCACTGGAGGAATGCATGGCCGTCCTCTCAGACCCTCAG agcGGTCCAAAAATGCTGACGGATTCAGAAGTGATCGACCTGGTGACGGCTAGGAAGATCCTGAACTACAAACTGGAAGCGCTGCTGGAGACTCCAGAAAGGGGCGTGGCCATCAGGAGAGAGATGCTGGCGCGTAAACTTCCTGTCAGCTCAGCTTTGTCTGGTCTGCCTTACAAAGGCTACGACTATTCAAAG GTGATGGGCGCTTGCTGCGAGAACGTCATCGGCTACATGCCGGTGCCAGTGGGCGTGGCCGGCCCGCTGCTGTTGGACGGCCAGCAGTTTCACGTCCCCATGGCGACCACGGAGGGCTGCCTCGTGGCCAGCACCAACAGAGGCTGCAGGGCCGTTTCT CTGAGCGggggctgcagcagcaggatcCTGGCCGACAGCATGACCAGGGGTCCTGTGGTGAGGCTGCCCTCGGCGTGCCGGGCCGCAGAGGTCAAAATGTGGCTGGAGACCTCGGACGGGTTCGGCTTGGTCAAGGAAGCCTTCGACGAGACCAGCAG gttTGCCCGTCTGGAGAAGCTGCTGGCCTGTGTGGCAGGAAGAAACCTTTACATTCGCTTCCAGTCGCAGACGGGCGACGCCATGGGGATGAACATGCTCTCTAAG GGGACGGAGCAGGCTCTGAGTCGGCTCAAGCAGCACTTTCCAGACGTGGAGGTCCTGTCTCTCAGTGGTAACTACTGCACTGACAAGAAATCTGCTGCCATCAACTGGATCCTGGGTCGGGGGAAGTCCGCTGTGTGTGAAGCCACCATCCCTGCCAAGGTGGTGAGGGAG gttctgAAGAGCAGCACGGCCGCTCTGGTGGATCTGAACATCAGTAAGAACCTGGTGGGCTCGGCCATGGCCGGCAGCATAGGGGGCTTCAACGCGCACGCCGCCAACATCGTCACCGCCGTCTTCATCGCCTGCGGACAG GACCCGGCTCAGACTGTGGGGAGCTCCAGCTGCATCACTCAGATGGAGGCCGCCGGCCCAGACGGAGACGACCTGTACATCAGCTGCACCATGCCGTCCATGGAGCTGGGCACGGTGGGAGGAGGCACCAACCTGCCGCCACAGCAGGCCTGTCTGCAG ATGCTCGGTGTCGCCGGCCCCAACCAGCCGGGAGAGAACGCTCGCCAGCTGGCCCGTGTAGTGTGCGCCACCGTCCTGGCGGGGGAGCTGTCTCTGATGGCCGCTCTGGCAGCAGGACACCTCGTCAAAAGTCACATGACTCACAACAG ATCTAAAACCGACCTGCCGGAGATGGCTTTCCCAACGGCCGAGACAAACGTCCCCAAGCGTTGA